One genomic window of Sphingobacterium oryzagri includes the following:
- a CDS encoding M56 family metallopeptidase, with translation MVYLFLVNITLLLCYIMYTAFFRKLTFFQWNRLYILLSVSSSLIIPVGLFIDLSSEIYMDERIPTIDLPPIDEAVVSIALPESQIQLGEIVAFIYWTGVLAMLIWMLIRLCYVFYQIRRNRLDFSYAFFNRIAVKEGAARADMVFNHERVHAQQGHTYDTIFLELVRAFNWFNPILSLYLKELKFQHECIADAEASMDKVAYARLLVAQAMQTDASSLLQTFSNQSLLKKRIVMLFKNKSTKRQKYLYLSIAPVLLLAAISTLVFNTSKAKNIVQYIENDIRQTELRTFVNSDAPLQPAQKPGANVMNQPTRPEPKAGRANFMNMFAGAFVSPRPLTAADKDPFMAVTFHVSTLGELSDFKLAEGTLGTAFFEESVRLIQKSNWQPALDAAGHAVAARGVVMFKLDENGRVIKDYNRIDVMPEPKGGIEKWRKFISENYVFPKAFIDSRQKGEFKVAFQIGTTGAIEKLVVLEESFDGVAKPAGDLVHKFGAWLPGIFEGDKVAYLAVLTAQVYSDAGYGVIQVDNVRLTRIKE, from the coding sequence ATGGTTTACTTATTTTTGGTTAACATCACGCTGCTATTGTGTTACATCATGTACACAGCATTTTTCAGAAAGCTGACATTCTTTCAGTGGAACCGTCTGTATATATTGCTTAGTGTAAGCTCATCGTTGATTATTCCCGTTGGACTATTCATTGATTTGTCTTCCGAAATCTATATGGACGAGCGTATACCGACGATCGATTTACCTCCAATCGATGAAGCGGTTGTTTCCATTGCGTTACCTGAGTCGCAGATTCAGCTGGGCGAGATTGTTGCCTTTATTTATTGGACAGGTGTACTGGCTATGTTAATCTGGATGCTGATAAGATTATGTTATGTTTTCTATCAGATTCGCCGTAATCGTTTAGACTTTAGTTATGCTTTTTTTAATCGTATAGCGGTTAAAGAAGGTGCGGCGCGGGCTGATATGGTGTTCAACCATGAACGGGTGCACGCCCAGCAAGGGCACACGTACGATACTATCTTTTTAGAACTTGTACGTGCTTTCAATTGGTTTAATCCCATTTTGTCCCTGTATCTTAAAGAATTGAAATTCCAACACGAGTGTATTGCCGATGCCGAAGCTTCCATGGATAAAGTAGCTTATGCACGCTTGTTGGTTGCGCAGGCTATGCAAACCGATGCCTCCAGCTTGTTACAAACGTTTTCTAATCAATCACTTTTAAAAAAAAGGATAGTTATGTTATTTAAAAATAAATCAACGAAAAGACAGAAGTATCTGTACTTGTCAATTGCGCCTGTATTGCTGTTGGCGGCAATTTCAACGCTTGTTTTTAACACAAGCAAAGCAAAAAATATTGTTCAATACATTGAAAATGATATTCGTCAAACCGAGTTAAGAACTTTTGTTAACAGCGATGCGCCGTTACAGCCCGCGCAAAAACCTGGGGCAAATGTTATGAATCAGCCCACACGGCCTGAACCTAAGGCTGGTAGAGCGAATTTTATGAATATGTTTGCAGGCGCGTTCGTGAGTCCGCGCCCGCTTACTGCGGCGGATAAAGATCCATTTATGGCGGTAACTTTTCATGTGAGTACCTTGGGTGAATTGAGCGATTTTAAGCTGGCAGAAGGAACGTTAGGCACGGCTTTTTTTGAAGAATCGGTGCGCTTGATCCAAAAATCAAATTGGCAGCCTGCTTTAGATGCAGCGGGTCATGCTGTAGCGGCTAGGGGAGTGGTTATGTTTAAATTAGATGAAAATGGTCGTGTGATAAAAGATTATAACCGAATAGATGTCATGCCGGAGCCCAAAGGTGGGATAGAAAAGTGGCGTAAATTTATTAGCGAAAATTATGTCTTTCCAAAAGCCTTTATTGATAGTCGGCAAAAAGGCGAGTTTAAAGTTGCATTTCAAATCGGAACAACCGGCGCTATTGAAAAGCTAGTTGTCTTGGAGGAAAGTTTTGATGGTGTGGCAAAACCCGCAGGAGATCTCGTCCATAAATTCGGGGCTTGGCTTCCTGGTATTTTCGAAGGCGACAAGGTGGCTTATCTAGCGGTGCTCACCGCGCAGGTATATTCCGATGCCGGCTATGGTGTAATACAGGTAGACAACGTTCGCCTGACGCGAATTAAAGAATAA
- a CDS encoding M56 family metallopeptidase — protein MVYLILVNITLTVCYLLYRYFFKRLTFFQLNRCYLLGAIVISLVIPIGLFIDIPTNGFIKEQLPTVDLSMLMTESFVIGIDQNNAFSLGKLLQQVYWIGVVVASSWLLYRFFRVLVMVKRDRSDFSFAFFHRVVLGNRVRDNQAIAKHEQVHVEQGHSYDLLLLELVRVFNWFNPVLNRYVKEVKFQHECIADALCAMDKVAYAELLVAQAMQVESVHFVHEFSNQSILKNRIIMLFKDKSKRKDKLLYFAITPVLILASISTLIFNTSKAKDMVQDIEMQVANTRLDKVPDHFLDKPAGQEEQQASLSALLIAKPGTISAPSQDTTKVLKNTDVLPEPVGGFDNFRLWLAENYVYPAEAIAAQVKGEVLASFVVEVDGSLSNFRILKDLGHGTGKAAVDVLKKAEKWKPGIQDRKKVRVEFTLPIKLNTQHQDAKITLRSAATEGSSSGSTSPDAEGNRDMIFTSTDVNPEPEGGLTEFRKWLGVYYAYPQGAIDAGLKGQIVVSFVVEADGALSNFKVIKDLGYGTGEAVLDVLRKAPNWRPGLRNGQKVRVAYTLPVTLNLEQTPKS, from the coding sequence ATGGTGTACTTGATCTTGGTGAATATCACCCTTACGGTGTGTTATTTATTGTATCGTTACTTTTTTAAGCGACTCACTTTTTTTCAACTGAACAGGTGTTATTTGTTGGGAGCAATCGTCATTTCGCTCGTGATCCCGATCGGACTGTTTATTGATATCCCGACCAACGGCTTTATCAAAGAGCAATTGCCTACTGTTGATCTGTCCATGCTTATGACGGAATCATTTGTCATCGGAATAGACCAAAACAATGCCTTTTCGCTAGGTAAACTGCTGCAGCAGGTGTACTGGATAGGCGTGGTGGTTGCTTCGTCCTGGCTACTGTATCGTTTTTTTCGCGTGCTGGTTATGGTGAAGCGTGATCGAAGCGATTTTAGTTTCGCTTTTTTCCATCGCGTAGTGCTTGGTAATCGTGTTCGTGACAATCAAGCAATTGCTAAGCACGAGCAGGTTCACGTGGAGCAAGGCCATAGCTACGATCTCTTATTGCTGGAGCTTGTGCGGGTTTTTAATTGGTTTAATCCGGTTTTAAATCGGTATGTGAAAGAAGTAAAATTCCAGCATGAGTGTATAGCCGATGCGCTATGCGCCATGGATAAGGTTGCTTATGCCGAGTTGCTCGTCGCACAAGCCATGCAGGTTGAATCTGTTCATTTTGTACATGAGTTTTCCAATCAATCCATTTTAAAAAATAGAATTATTATGTTATTTAAAGATAAATCGAAAAGGAAAGACAAATTACTCTACTTCGCCATAACGCCAGTTTTAATTTTAGCAAGTATATCTACGTTAATTTTTAATACCAGTAAGGCGAAAGATATGGTGCAGGATATTGAGATGCAGGTCGCCAATACACGTCTTGATAAAGTGCCCGATCATTTTTTAGATAAACCTGCTGGTCAAGAAGAACAGCAGGCTAGCCTGTCTGCTTTGCTGATAGCCAAACCTGGGACAATTTCTGCGCCATCGCAAGATACCACAAAGGTGCTTAAAAATACCGATGTATTACCAGAGCCTGTTGGTGGATTTGACAATTTTCGTCTTTGGCTTGCAGAAAACTATGTATATCCGGCGGAAGCAATAGCTGCGCAGGTAAAAGGAGAAGTTCTCGCTTCATTTGTTGTCGAAGTTGACGGCTCGTTAAGCAATTTTCGGATTTTGAAAGATCTTGGTCATGGAACTGGAAAAGCGGCTGTGGATGTTTTAAAAAAGGCCGAGAAGTGGAAACCGGGTATACAGGATCGTAAGAAAGTACGCGTGGAATTCACGCTGCCGATAAAGTTAAACACGCAGCACCAAGATGCAAAGATCACTTTGAGAAGCGCTGCAACTGAAGGATCTTCTTCGGGGTCGACATCGCCTGATGCCGAAGGAAATAGAGATATGATATTTACGTCGACCGATGTTAATCCTGAACCGGAGGGCGGTCTGACCGAATTTAGAAAATGGTTGGGTGTATATTATGCGTACCCACAAGGTGCTATCGATGCCGGGCTTAAGGGACAGATTGTCGTTTCGTTTGTTGTGGAAGCTGATGGCGCGTTAAGCAATTTTAAAGTTATCAAAGATCTTGGTTACGGCACGGGCGAAGCCGTTTTAGACGTGTTGCGTAAAGCGCCCAATTGGCGCCCCGGACTTCGAAATGGTCAGAAAGTGCGCGTAGCCTACACGTTGCCTGTGACCTTAAACCTCGAACAAACACCAAAAAGCTAG
- a CDS encoding BlaI/MecI/CopY family transcriptional regulator, which yields MDELKELTKAEEQIMQELWELGGGFVKEVIEQLPDPKPAYNTVSTIIRILETKGFVVHESFGKSHRYLPKISKEEYKKLITGKLLHNYFDNSAKSMLSFFLEEKKMDVKDLDEIMKIINKNR from the coding sequence ATGGACGAATTAAAAGAACTTACAAAAGCCGAAGAGCAAATCATGCAAGAGCTGTGGGAATTGGGTGGTGGATTTGTGAAAGAGGTCATTGAGCAGCTGCCCGATCCTAAACCGGCTTACAATACGGTATCCACAATTATACGCATTCTCGAAACCAAGGGTTTTGTCGTGCACGAATCTTTTGGGAAGAGCCATCGCTACCTGCCAAAGATTAGTAAAGAAGAATATAAGAAACTAATTACCGGAAAACTGTTACATAATTACTTCGACAATTCTGCCAAAAGCATGCTTTCCTTTTTTTTGGAAGAGAAAAAAATGGACGTGAAGGATCTCGACGAGATTATGAAAATCATCAATAAAAATAGATAA